The following coding sequences lie in one Streptomyces sp. NBC_00510 genomic window:
- a CDS encoding PadR family transcriptional regulator, whose protein sequence is MLELTILGFLFKESLHGYELKERIAALNGHVRPVSDGALYPAINRLTSAGLVSEHTEPGVGAAPRRVLSLTDTGRARLLARLRDPKPIEITDSTRFFAVLAFLRHLPDATAQAAVLRRRLEFLETPSSFFYDRGRPVRAEEADDPFRQGMLRVARATGHAEREWLTEALADLTA, encoded by the coding sequence GTGCTGGAGCTGACGATCCTGGGCTTCCTGTTCAAGGAATCCCTGCACGGCTACGAGCTCAAGGAGCGCATCGCCGCACTCAACGGCCACGTCCGCCCGGTCAGCGACGGCGCGCTCTACCCGGCCATCAACCGCCTCACCTCCGCCGGACTGGTCAGCGAGCACACCGAGCCGGGTGTCGGCGCCGCACCGCGCCGCGTGCTGTCGCTCACCGACACCGGGCGCGCGCGGCTGCTCGCCCGGCTCCGCGACCCCAAGCCGATCGAGATCACCGACTCCACCCGCTTCTTCGCCGTGCTGGCCTTCCTGAGGCACCTGCCCGACGCGACGGCCCAGGCGGCGGTGCTGCGGCGCCGGCTGGAGTTCCTGGAGACCCCCTCCAGCTTCTTCTACGACCGCGGCAGGCCGGTGCGCGCCGAGGAGGCGGACGACCCCTTCCGCCAGGGCATGCTCCGCGTCGCCCGCGCCACGGGCCACGCGGAGCGCGAATGGCTCACGGAGGCCCTCGCGGACCTCACCGCCTGA